The following coding sequences are from one Nicotiana tomentosiformis chromosome 3, ASM39032v3, whole genome shotgun sequence window:
- the LOC104096697 gene encoding protein BOBBER 1-like, translating to MAIISDYEEQDNKPSSAASTPTKPFKAVLDPANPLGFLETAFEFVGRESDLFKSDSLINDVNAVVRMVKDKLEAEERKKKQNAETSNTKAAAEKKVKEEVPAVATKKEAKEVKVKEVKEENEDDKKGPRAPNKGNGLDLENYSWNQSLQEVNVNIPVPPGTKSRFIVCDISKNRLKVGLKGQPPIIDGELYRPVKVDDCFWSLEDQKSISVLLTKKDQMDWWKCCVKGEPEIDTQKAEPESSKLADLDPETRSTVEKMMFDQRQKSMGLPTSDETQKQEILKKFMAEHPEMDFSNAKIS from the exons ATGGCGATAATCTCCGATTACGAGGAGCAAGATAACAAACCATCATCGGCGGCGTCAACGCCGACAAAGCCCTTTAAGGCCGTGCTTGATCCTGCTAACCCTCTAGGGTTTCTCGAAACGGCGTTTGAGTTCGTGGGCCGAGAATCGGATCTGTTCAAGAGTGATTCGCTGATTAATGATGTCAATGCTGTTGTTCGTATGGTGAAAGATAAGTTGGAAGCCGAGGAGCGCAAGAAGAAACAGAACGCAGAAACATCAAACACAAAGGCGGCGGCCGAAAAGAAGGTTAAAGAGGAGGTTCCAGCTGTTGCTACAAAGAAGGAGGCTAAAGAGGTAAAAGTCAAGGAAGTTAAGGAAGAAAATGAGGATGACAAGAAGGGCCCTCGAG CTCCCAACAAAGGTAACGGCCTTGATCTTGAGAACTATTCATGGAATCAATCACTCCAGGAAGTCAATGTTAATATTCCTGTACCCCCTGGAACAAAATCAAGGTTTATTGTTTGTGATATATCAAAGAACCGTCTTAAAGTTGGACTAAAGGGTCAGCCTCCAATAATTGAT GGAGAACTTTATCGACCTGTGAAAGTTGATGATTGTTTCTGGAGCTTAG AGGACCAGAAATCAATTTCTGTACTCCTAACCAAGAAGGATCAGATGGACTGGTGGAAGTGTTGTGTAAAAGGTGAGCCTGAAATCGATACACAGAAAGCAGAACCTGAAAGTAGCAAGCTCGCAGATTTGGACCCCGAGACGCGATCAACTGTGGAAAAGATGATG TTTGATCAGCGACAGAAATCAATGGGTCTTCCAACAAGTGATGAGACACAGAAACAAGAAATTCTCAAGAAATTTATGGCAGAG CATCCAGAAATGGACTTCTCTAACGCGAAGATATCCTGA